The genomic stretch actggaagtgtggtgccaggacaacaacctttccctcaacttcagcaagacaaaggagctgatcgtggaatgCAGGGAAGAGGATGCCCCCATTCATATCGaatgggctgtagtggagtgggtcgagagcttaaagttcctcggtgtccacatcactaaggatctatcatggtccaaacacagtcgtgaagagggcacgacaatgcctcttcacccacaggaggctgaaaagatttggcatgggcccaacagatcctcaaaaagttctacagctgcaccattgagagcaccttgactggctgcatcaccattTGGTATGCCACTTCCACCCCACCCACCTTGCCTACTCTATTCAGACCCAAGGTCACTTCTCTGCCCAGgaggatggacagacagacagctgggtGACTGTAACAGTTAACCGCTTCCTCCTCCAAATTTACTGTTGACTTTGATACAATTTGTGAGTCCATCTCCTGAATGCCAACTGCATCTCTGACTGTAATGCAACACAGCATTACATTTTGCATTAACCCCCATGTTTGAGTCGCTGTATAAAAAAAATCTGCAAAAGAATGATGCATGGCGGCATTGTTATAGAGCAGAGTAACTGGAGGTTGGTTACGGAGGTGAGGGCTTCTCTGCGGCAGCTTCAATTGGAGTCTGCACTTGAGTGATTCCTGTTCGCCCAAAGCTCCTATCACCCCCatacccccaccccaccacaacccAAAATAGCTGTCATTGTGCCTCGCTGGCGATGTGTTGCCATTTCCTGCCGCTGGAAGTGAACTGAGCTGTGACGTTGTTGCTGGGGGTCTTATAGCAAGGTCACACTCTGCCATCCCCCCTCGGTGCTGACGCACAGACATTCGAAACACAGGCAAGGATATGCAGATACTAAACCTCCCTGCGCACACatgcactaacacacacacacacacacacagaggcactgACTAACATTCATACTCAGTCCCATATATGCACACACTCAAGCTGATGTCTGGAGATGCAAATGCTAAATCTGTCCCACTAACCAGGCACTCACAGCCAAACATACTGAAACACAGCAGTTTTCAGAACATTTTGTCCCttccctcctcatccccctctcatgGTATTCAGGGTGACTTggtccctcctcttcctccctctctctcactgtgtctcCCTCTCAGCCTCATCTAATGCTTTCTTTCCACTGGGCTTTTTGCCCAGACAGCGACATCGGTTTCCCCTTCCAATGTCTCCAATGTCAGCTCTAAAAATATTCTTCCACTTTATCCAAACAACAGCAAAAAATGCTGTTCTTGGACTACGAATGGCTGTAATCCCTTGTCAGAGTATCTCTCTCTCATGCCCTTCATTTTAGATACAATAAAGTCTACACATCTTGCTGGGTTCTTCAGCAAGTCTGACATTGCACACCCACAACCCATTTGGGTCTAGCTTTCACTGCTTTTTTTAAAATGATTTTGTCTGCAGACTCCACAGAGATATAATACACATTGCTTAGCTTTCAGTATCATGGGGGTATTGGTGATTATTTAGTCAGCCTATCAGAGTGAACCTGACGAGagtgaacctgcaagtaagcatttcattgtactgTGTACCATGTGTATCcagtgcatatgacaaataaacttgaCTTGACAATATCTACTACCTAGTTTTCTTTTGGTTAAGTTAAGAGAAAGCTCTACTGCCTTAAAACGTGCTTGGTTTCTTGACTGTAACAAACTTACTGTAGGTTTGCAATACTATGATTTGCTCTCGTATAATTTCCCCATTTTGTAATCACTTAAAAGCAGCTTTGGCACCATGCCTTCCAAAGCTATTAAATTTAGCAGCATGAAAGACTTTGATCAGACCCAGGACTTTAACTGTGTGTTTTTGTCCTTTCCTCAGATCTTCCCGGACCCCTCGGACTTCGAGCGCTGCTGTAAACTGAAAGACCGCCTGCCGTCCATCGTAGTGGAGCCCACGGAGGGGGAAGTGGAGAGCGGCGAGCTGCGTTGGCCACCGGAGGAGTTCATTGTcagtgaggaggagaaggagaaccATGGCAAAAGCCAAACTGGCCAGCCGATGCAGAACAACCAGCACTAGAGGCCAAACGACAGACCCCCCTCctcacacacacctacagtacaCCCAACTCACACCTTACCACTCAAACAGACTGAACAAGGGCACACATGTCAGTGATGCTCACTTTCCTTCCCTTGACACCAAAGCATCACTCTCAAGAGAAGCAATATGCAGTACCTTATCTACTCTCTAGATTTCACCTCTGTTTCTTtaccttccacacacacactcacactccatatgtatgaaaatacacacacacacacacacaaacacagtttaaATCAACACCAAACACCCCGGTGTCTCACCCCAAAATGGAGGCCCAGTAAAACGGTGGCAGCTCTGGGCTTTATGGACAAATCTAGTACTGCAGGATACTACAGTTCCCAcaacatgaaatgtaaatgtaacattcgCCAAATCTACTGGCCGGCCACATGACTCCAGAGACTCCTCATACCCTTCTAGGCTACTGCTGTGGTACCCAAGTGCTTGTGTGTAGGTTGGTGGGGTATGTTTTCTTCATTTCGGTGGATTCTGATGGCTGACAGGAAGTAGGGGTTACTGTCTAAACACAAGGAGACCTTTGGTCCCGTTGGGTAAAGTAGTAGTTTTTTACActgagatggaaagagaggaaACTCTTCCCTACTTCTATAACAGTTAAtaatatgtacagtatgttatgaAGGCTGGTTGTGCCCTGAAGCACTCATGTGCTTTGCTTGTTTCCTTGTCGTGTACCCCCTGATGTTATTGGATAGGTATTGGAAGGGGGGGGCAGTAAGAGTCAATATATTTTTGAGATTATGTAGTGATTTAAAACCAACAGTGTCACCATAATAGACAAAGACTCACTGAAGGACATGTAAATATATTTTTCCCCTCAGAACCAATACCTGAGGTTACTGTTGATTGGTTTATTTTATTATTGTCACAAAACATTGAGACTGAAATTAGTTCTAGGGGATTCTCACCTGAGCTCAGAGTCTTCCTGTTCTTTTGAAATCCATGATGGGTATTTCACCCTCAATGTTCAACCAGTAAGGTATAACATGATGTGGGGTCAGTGACTTGGCCAGATAACTCTCATAAATTTCTGAAACTCCAATTTTCCAGTTCATAAAAATGGGCATTGGTTCATGGACTCTGTACTGTTACTAACCAGTCCTCAAAAGTTGCTTCATTTTATGATCTTGAAAACAGTTACCGGTGTCTGTCAgttggctaactcattgatcctgccaCATAAATTGCCACTTGGTTTGTATGCAATTTGACAAACCAATGGTGTTTTGCCATCTATTTCTATTCTACATCACCAGCTGCATGTCCAGTCTTCTTGGAAGGATGTATGTTGTTAAAAGCATGTtgttttctggagaaaaaaataccCTTATGTATTTCATTTCTGAATCTGTATATGAAGCTTTGTgtatgtctctctcgctctccctttcaTTTCCCTGTAAATGGCCTTAGAGCTCTGTACAGAacatctctttgtctctctctgctgtcaccCTCAAATCCTGTGTAGTTTTTGTAAAGCTCAGGGAGATTAGCTGCCATTTTGCTGTAATTTTTTTGTATTTACACCACTTTACTCTGTGATGAACAGAGGTtgtaaataaacatttgaatttgCTTCCAACTGTCTGACTGATTCCTTGTGCTATGTCAGAGGTTGCAAAAGCAGATACACTGCTACGGGGCAaaataaaaatgttctggggtaaCCCTATGGTGCATCATATTACTTTCAAGAAATGCACAAACTCTTGTGTTCTTTCGTTTTTttcttttgtaatttttttttttgtaatcctCCTTACCTGCCATGGTTACAGGATCTAGTGCCTTTGTTTTACTTCCTGCACATCATTGCATCTTTACCTTGCCTTGTTCTTGATGCATGTATACAGAATATATATAGCAGCACAGACCACACATCTTCCTGTTTTCTAACCTCCCCCCCTCTTCTCAGGCACTAAAATGATTTAATCTCTACAGCCTACTGAAGCACATTGCAAATTCTAAAGTCAGTTAAGATTTTTGTAGATTGCTAGCAACATTGACATAGTACAATGCAGAAAACACACATGCTGATACTTTACAGGAACAAATGAAGAGTCTCTGTGAAAACACACTTTACAGGTGATTCACTGCTTTGTACTTGTAACATGGTCTGGTCAAGTTTGATTGACTTGTACCTGGAGATGTCCATCAAAGTGAAAGGGGTGGGACCTGAGGGGGGCAAGGGCCTCTCAAATTGGCCAGGGGGCACTCCCAAGGTCTTTGGGCCACTTCCTGGAAAGAGAACAATGAGCTGACATTCTCCCCTTCTTCCTGGAAAAAAAGCAGTGCATAAAGAGTTATTAATACACAGAGGCTGATAATGACGAGGCCGTGGGACCGCAGGGAGAAGGTCAGGCCCAGCTAATCAGTAATCATGACTTGCTTTGTCCTGTCGCCACCGCTATATTGTCATGACCACTCTGGTGCTAAGAACGCAAAAAAATTATAGGACACAATACAGTAAACATCATATAAAAAAGGCATTGCAGGATCTAATGGTTTATATGTAGGTTAGTGAGGTTTTTGTTCTGATCAGTTATCTGGCATCATCGTAACAGTAGCATTAAATCCACTCAGTTCAAAggtccaacactccatccctcaATCAAGTTGGAGTAAATCTAGAACTAATCATGTAGTAGTTACATCAAATCAACGTTTTTTTgtcacgtacacagatttgcaggtaTTATGGCAGGTGCAGCGAATTGTTTGTGTTACTGGCTCCAACAGTACATAACTCAACCCCTTAGTGAACTGACATCTGATTTTAATCCATTTCTTTCTCTTACCCTCCATGCTGTTCGATAAATGTAATTGCTTTGTCAATGTCCTTGTGTGAACAACTATTTAAGTACATGGTGGTCTGCAAGGGCAACAGCTTCCATTTGGGCAGGGATAACATCAGAACACCACAGTAACACTGGGAACGTTGTTGGCTTGTGGTGCTGGGTGTGAGAATGtgcatgagtgagtgtgtgtatgggtgCATGGCTGTGTATTAAACTGTTGTCGGAGTGCTCTCAACATATTACTAATAGCTCTTCTAGCCTATTCTTGCAATTCTTTCCTATGGAAACAATCTGCCACAGATATGGGAGGATTGATAGATTTCCAATCCAATAAAATCCTTCTGCAGGCTAACAAGGAGGCAAAGGCAATGGCATCCAGCTGTCCATTGGTCAGAGAAGGATTGTTGTTTGGTACTCCAAAAATAGCAATTTCTGCACTAGGCTGCAACTTTATATAAAATGCTTCAGAAAGGGATTTAAATATAGTGGACCAATAATCTGCCAGATGGGGACAGGACCAGAACATGTGGGTCAAGTCCACCAAGGAGCCTTTACACCCGTCACATGTACCATCAATATTTGGGTAGAATTTGGACAATCTGGCCTTACTGGAATGGATACGGTGAAGTACCTTAAACTGTATAAAGCTGAGCCGGTCACAAGAGGAGCTTCCATTTACCCTAAGTAAGGTACCATTCAGATCTCTCCACCAATTTTCCTTTCCCACTCAGATCAGATTTTATTGAGTGACGTGTTATCAAGGGACATGATTATCTCAAAAATACGGGATATGAGTCCCTTTAGTTGAAAAGGTGTTTTCAAAAGGCCATCCAGACCCGATCCGGGTGATAGAATTGGAAAGGTTGGGCATTGAGTGCGAATAAACTGGCGATTTgaaatacctacagtgggggaaaaaagtatttagtcagccaccaattgtgcaagttctcccacttaaaaagatgagagaggcctgtaattttcatcataggtacacgtcaactatgacattgtaggatttttaatgaatttatttgcaaattatggtggaaaataagtatttggtcacctacaaacaagcaagatttctggctctcacagacctgtaacttcttctttaagaggctcctctgtcctccactcgttacctgtattaatggcacctgtttgaacttgttatcagtataaaagacacctgtccacaacctcaaacagtcacactccaaactccactatggccaagaccaaagagctgtcaaaggacaccagaaacaaaattgtagacctgcaccaggctgggaagactgaatctgcaataggtaagcagcttggtttgaagaaatcaactgtgggagcaattattaggaaatggaagacatacaagaccactgataatctccctcgatctggggctccacgcaagatctcaccccgtggggtcaaaatgatcacaagaacggtgagcaaaaatcccagaaccacacggggggacctagtgaatgacctgcagagagctgggaccaaagtaacaaagcctaccatcagtaacacactacgccgccagggactcaaatcctgcagtgccagacgtgtccccctgcttaagccagtacatgtccaggcccgtctgaagtttgctagagtgcatttggatgatccagaagaggattgggagaatgtcatatggtcggatgaaaccaaaatataactttttggtaaaaactcaactcgtcgtgtttggaggacaaagaatgctgagttgcatccaaagaacaccatacctactgtgaagcatgggggtggaaacatcatgctttggggctgtttttctgcaaagggaccaggacgactgatccgtgtaaaggaaagaatgaatggggccatgtatcgtgagattttgagtgaaaacctccttccatcagcaagggcattgaagatgaaacgtggctgggtctttcagcatgacaatgatcccaaacacaccgcccgggcaacgaaggagtggcttcgtaagaagcatttcaaggtcctggagtggcctagccagtctccagatctcaaccccatagaaaatctttggagggagttgaaagtctgtgttgcccagcgacagccccaaaacatcactgccctagaggagatctgcatggaggaatgggccaaaataccagtaacagtgtgtgaaaaccttgtgaagacttacagaaaacgtttgacctgtgtcattgccaacaaagggtatataaccaaatacttattttccaccataatttgcaaataaattcattaaaaatcctacaatgtgattttctggattttgttttctcattttgtctgtcatagttgacgtgtacctatgatgaaaattacaggcctctctcatctttttaagtgggagaacttgcacaattggtggctgactaaatactttttttccccactgtaaataaacTTGAATGGGGTAGATTGAATTTGATAGCGAGGTCTTCGAAattggcaaaggtgtcatcaaTATAAAGGTCATTAAATTTAGTAAGGCCATTCCTCTGCCACAGCCTGAAAGCTGAATCCAGTTTGCCTGGAAGGAAGAGGTGATTATTACATATAGGACCTTGAAAAGAGAAATCACAGAGTTTAAAATGTTGACAGAATTGAGTCCAAATTTTAAGAGTATTGACAACAATTGGATTGGATGTGTAGTGCGAAGCTGAAAGAGGGAGATTGGAGGTGACTAAAGCTGACAAAGAGGAAGAGAAACAGGAGTTGGCTCCTGTTTGACACCAGTCCGTTTCTGGGGTGTGAAGCCAGTAAACAATCTGTTGTATATTTGCTGCCCAGTAATAATCCATAAAGTTAGGAAGGGCTAGTCCTCCGTGTGTTCTATCTCTCTGGAGGAATACTTTACGTATTCTTGGATTCCCACGCCCCATAAAAACAAATATAAGCTTATCCACTGAAGTGAAAAAAGACTGGTAAAAAAAAGAGGGAGACATTGGAACAAATAAATAAATCTGGGCAATACAATCATCTTGATACAATTCACTTTACCAGCTAAAGTAAAAAGGAGAATACTCCATCTCTGAAAGTCCACTTTAAGTTTGCTAATCAGGGGAGTAAAGTTGTCATCATGGAGGGAAGACAAGGTACGGGTGATATTGATCCCTAAATATTTAAAGCCAGACTTGGACATACGAAATGGAATAGTATCCCCTGGAATTTGTAACGCTAATTCATTAATAGGAAAAAATTCACTTTTATAACCCGAAAACACACCAAACCTACGCAGTAGGTCCACTACCTCAGGGACACACCCTTCAGGGTCTGAGATATATCAAAGCAAATCATCTGCATACAAGGAAACTTTGTGTTCCAGTCCCCATCTGTAGATACCATGTATTGAGAGTGTGGCCTTTAGCATAATAGAAAGGGGTTCTATCGCGGGGACATTGGACATCCCTGGCGTGTGGCCCTTGATAATGGGAAATACTGTGAACAAAGTCTGTTTGTAAGTACTGATGCCTTGGGTGATGAGTACAACAGTCAGACCCAGGAAATGAAGTTTGCACCAAAGCCACATTTTCCCAGTACAGAGAATAAATATTCCCATTCTACCCTATCAAATGCCTTCTCCGCATCTAAAAAGATAACTACTTCAGGAACGTCCGAAGATGCAGGAGAGTGTATGACATTAAGCAGACGTCGAATGTTAGAAAAGGAGTGGCGACCCTTAATAAACCCTGTCTGATCAGTCGATATGATGCCTGTCATAATGGACTCTATTCAAGAGGCAAGCAATTTCGCTAATATTTTAACATCTGCATTTAAATGTGAGATCGGTCTGTATGAGCCACACTCTGATGCATCTTTGCCGGGTTTTAACAAAAGTGTGATCGACGCCTCTGTCAGGGTTTGGGGTAAAACACCCTGGTCCAGGGCGTTTTCAAACATTTCAAGCAGGAGTGGGGCCAGTTTGGCAGAAGACTTCTTGTAGAGTTCGATTGGGTAGCCATCTGGGCCAGGGGATTTCCCACTTTGCATTGCTGTAATTGAATTAATAATCTCCCCTAAATGCAAAAAGGTTGATCgatttcctctctcttctctgcgcTAATGGTAGGAGTTTCCAAGTTGTCAAGAAAATCATTCATAATTTAATTATCTTCACGTGATTCTGACGTATAAAGATCTGAATAAAATGTTTTGAAAGTATTATTGATTTCAGTGGGACTAACTGTTAAGACACCCGAGGTGTTGTGAATTTGAGTGATCAGCTGTGAGGCAGATTTGCACTTGAGTTGATGAGCTAGAAGTCGACCAGCCTTTTCTCCATGTTCGTAAACAAAACCACGTGCGCGGAGTAGCTTCTGCTCAGCCTTATCTGTGGATAATAAATTGTACTGAGATTGAAGACTGAGCCTTTCTTTATAAAGTTATGGTGATGGAGAGGCAGAGTATTGTTGGTCTAATTCCAGAATTGGGTCGATCAGCTGTTGGTGTTTAATTTTCCGTTGTTTATTGAGAAGAGAGGAATAGGAAATTATTTCGCCTCTAAGAACAACTTTAAGTGTTTCTCAAGGTGTAGATGGAGAGATCGATTCTGTTTTATTTGTCTCAATAAAGACATCAATTGCATTCGATAGAATGGTGCAGAATGAATTGTTTGAAAGTAAAGATGAGTAAAGTCTCCATGGGGGGTGATCTGTATAGTTCAATGAGAATGAGAGGTCGAGCGACAGAGGAGCATGGTCACTAATAACAATGGCAGAGTATTCTAATTTCTTAACAGAGGGGAGAAGGGCTTTTTCAGTGAAAAAGTAGTATATTCTAGAATATGAGTGGTGCATTTGTGAAAAGAAAGAAAATTATTTGTTACTGGGAAAAAGGAATCTCCATGGATCGACACATCCCACCTGGCTCATAAACGCAGACAAAGCGCTGGACATTTTTGAGGGAGATAATGATCTAGGGTTTGAGCGGTCCAAGAGTGGGTGGATCAAACAATTCAAGTCGCCTCCAAAGATTAAATAGTGTGAGTTGAGATTGGGCAGCAAAGAAATATGTTTGTTAATAAACTCAACATCATCCCAATTGGGAGCATACACATTTACAAGCAAAACAGAGGTGTGAAAGAGAGAACCAGATACCATAACAAAATGCCCCTGTGGATCCGATATTATATCAGTAGCAATAAATTGTACTTTCTTATGAATAAGTATTTCTGTTCCCCTTGCCTTAGCATTGAATTTTTGTCATACCCAAGCTTTACGGCGTCTACCATGATCTGCTGTACACAGATGTGTTTCTTGTAAGAATGCTATATCAGTTTTTAAATTCTTAAGATGAGCAAATACTCTAGCCCGTTTAACTGGGCCGTTCATTGCCTTGACGTTCCAGCTTGTAAACCTAATAGCTGACCCCCCAACTCCCACCCCAATATCTGAATTGTCAGTCATTAAAAGTTGAGATTACTAAATTATAACTGGAATAGAGATGAAAACCCTGTATAAGACCACCAATCATATCCTGTGACAAAAAAAGCATGTACTGAAAAGTTAGACAAAACACTGTTGAGGTAGAATATGTAACAATCAAATGGTTAATGAAGGCAAAGAAATTGCTAAATTCACCACCACATTCAAATAACCCAGTCAGTCCATCAGCACTCCGGTTTTTGTTGTGCGTAGCTAGCCATGTTAGCAAGTCAGCCCAATGTTCCTGTTTTCTGAAATCTTCTCAGCCAAGTATAGACGTAATAAAGATATCCCTGGGTGCTCCTGGAGTTAAGCATTCATCTTGTTGCCgtgtaaaaatacatttaaaaaagtggCATAAGCTAGCCAGCCAATTTAATTGTGATGTGTTAGCTAACATTTCCACTAATCTCAGTCAAATAAAACTAAATAATATAAAGATGTAATCGGGTGCTCCCGGAATGAGAAAATACAAACACTGCTTTCATGTGAAAAGTAATATCCAAGTGGATGTCATGAAAATCAGTCCGTTACCAGCTAGCAAAGTAGCCAGCCACATATTCCTCCCGCCATGGCTAGCCAGCTGGGCCGCTTCCTTTACTCTATGCACCGGACATAGAATGTTTTAGCCTCGGCCAGTGTGTCAAAAGTTAGGGTCTCTCCCTCGTAAAAGACACGAATACGGGCAGGGTGTAGGAGCTGAAACTTTATCCCCTTCTTATAGAGACAGGTTTTGATGTCCTTGAATTCAGCTCTTTTCTTCACAATATTAGCACTCAGGTCCGGGTAGAATCGTATATCTTGGCCACAGAATTTTGGTTGATGCTCCCTCGCCCAGCGCATTGCACGTTCCTTGTCTTGGTAATGAAGAAAGCAGGCTATGATCGCCCTAGGCCGCTCCCCTGAGTTGGGTTTGGGGGCGAGGGATCTGTGCGCTCGGTCGAGCTCCGGCAGCTTATCAAAGACACCGTTACCCATCACTTCCACCAACATGTCGGAGACAAATTTCACAGGGTTGACTCCAGTCTCAATTCCCTCCATGACGCCAACAATCCGGATGTTTTCCCTTCTGGTATAATTCTCCAACGAATCTACCTTGGAAAGTAGAGCTCTGTTGGCCGTTTTCATatgagatacagctgcctctagCTCGGCAATCCGCTCGGTGTTGTCAGTGAAAACCTTCTAGTGTAGTGAGGCGTCGCCCAAACGTGTTGACTGTTTCTCGAAAGGCGTCAATGGAAGTTTGGAGAGGTGCCAGTGAAATGCTGATGAGAGAAGCCATATCCTCTTTTAGGCTACTTCTTTGTTTAGCTAGCTCAGCTACAAGCGtggtcatagacaaggcctccgactctacAGCAGGGCTGGCCGCGGCAGCCATTTTCTGTGTTCGAGTAGTTGGTTCAGCCTTCGACGATGTGTTAGTCGTAGCACTTCTCTTCGGGTTGGTCTTGCTCATGGTACCATGAAAAGTGATTAAAAGAATATAACCAACTGATACATCCACATAAGAACTAACAGCGGCGTGTAAAAATTTTTAATTGGGGACCTCTCAAACACGTCTTCTTACATCGCCCGACCGGAACTCACCCTCGTCTCTGACATCTCTAGCCACCATTCACTATACTGCTCTGTAGTTCTAGTAAGTTTGCCATAATTGACTGCAGTTGCATACACTGCCTCACGTTTCATGTTATGTAACGTTACATGACATTATATCTATTCTTATAACCTTGTTATTTGTTTTCTGACCAACCATGGTATGcttgctgagtgtgtgtgtgtgtgtgtgtgtgtgtgtgtgtgtgtgtgtgtgtgtgtgtgtgtgtgtgtgtgtgtgtgtgtgtgcgtgcatgcctgcCTGCAtacatgtgagtgtgtgtcaaTGGAGGCTCTTCAGAGTAGGAAGGGGAGGAATTTCAGAAAAATGAAAatggtgaaacattaaaaaagttatcctttttagaaaaAAATATACTAAATCTATTCttatgtcaccaaataactgattaaaacacactattttgcaatgaaggtctacagtagcctcaacagcactctgtagggtagcaccatggtgtagctggaggacagatATTTTCCATCCTGCTCTGGGTACAGTGACtttaatacaaaacctaggaggctcatggttcttacacagtaattatgacgacttccggaggatgtcctccaacctatcagagctcttgcaggatgaactgacatgttcatccaatcaaaggatcagagaatgaatctagctagtactgaaagcataagctacagctagctagcactgtagtGCATAGAATGTGGTGAGTAACGGTAGCTAACGCACTTTTGTATATCGCGCTGTTCCGTACATTTGTCATTATTTTAGTGCCCCAAAAACGTAATActtccaggtcaactgtaatatAAATATCATTGTAAAGCACAATTTCTCCCCTTTCCAGCAAAGTCAATGACGAGACCTTCATGCTGCCCATCTCTGCATGACTGAAGAAAGCAATGGAGCTCCGCCAGGTCTTTTAAAAAATGGCAGCATGAAGCTACTGCGTCATAGTGAAAGGGGGAGATATGTTGTGTGGGGAACCGGCTTTTTTCACCCAATTTGTCCAACTTATCacctctaaaatgtaaataaaacactaTAAAGAGTTTATATAATGTCTCATTACATACCTATTTGAAGGTTTGAGTCGAATTTGAATAGGGTTTTTAGGGCGGCGCTAAATTTATCTTCACAGTTAAACTGTGGGTGTCACGTTTTTTGAGAGTCATGATGGCTCGCAGTGATTACGTGAAAAATGTACGATTGATTGAATTAACTCTTGAtgaactttttatttatttttaatttttgtttctttttattaatgttttttaaaaacggatcagcttaatattgcagatagattgtatcttctatcaatgtaattgtctgcatcacttccaatcccccatgtttttttaatattttaatatttttatatatatatactcccctttattacttttcaaccccaccatcctttccctacttggagtaaattagtgaacaacaatgcccaggcctctacttccggtctatacttactatctacaccttatggacagagttaattttacaataattctattatatatatttttatttattttattttttattgctcctgaacttcttctactctcaacctctccgatcatccTCACGATGTCCATCCGGTCCGCCTCTACATGCCACATCCTTCCAACTGTGCTCcctcccaaaagctcccaacatacaacccatacacttatcatggacacagtatgcctacattattagctatctttgttattatttgt from Coregonus clupeaformis isolate EN_2021a chromosome 29, ASM2061545v1, whole genome shotgun sequence encodes the following:
- the LOC121544777 gene encoding protein LBH, encoding MSVYSPQIYCPVFMPSGDMTEVMISSTPMEDMRLSPSKDRLSFQIFPDPSDFERCCKLKDRLPSIVVEPTEGEVESGELRWPPEEFIVSEEEKENHGKSQTGQPMQNNQH